One segment of Solanum stenotomum isolate F172 chromosome 1, ASM1918654v1, whole genome shotgun sequence DNA contains the following:
- the LOC125841295 gene encoding ATP-dependent Clp protease ATP-binding subunit ClpA homolog CD4A, chloroplastic-like, which produces MVGESSEAVGASVGGGTSGLKMPTLEEYGTNLTKLAEEGKLDPVVGRQAQIERVTQILGRRTKNNPCLIGEPGVGKTAIAEGLAQRIANGDVPETIEGKKVITLDMGLLVAGTKYRGEFEERLKKLMEEIKQSDDIILFIDEVHTLIGAGAAEGAIDAANILKPALARRELQCIGATTLDEYRKHIEKDPALERRFQPVKVPEPSVDETIQILKGLRERYEIHHKLRYTDEAIEAAAKLSHQYISDRFLPDKAIDLIDEAGSRVRLRHAQLPAEARELEKELHQITKEKNESVRGQDFAKAGELHDREMDLKAQISALIDKNKEKSKAESEAGDAAGTLVTEADIQHIVSSWTGIPVEKVSTDESDRLLKMEETLHTRVIGQDEAVKAISRAIRRARVGLKNPNRPIASFIFSGPTGVGKSELAKSLATYYFGSEEAMIRLDMSEFMERHTVSKLIGSPPGYVGYTEGGQLTEAVRRRPYTVVLFDEIEKAHPDVFNMMLQILEDGRLTDSKGRTVDFKNTLLIMTSNVGSSVIEKGGRRIGFDLDFDEKDSSYNRIKSLVTEELKQYFRPEFLNRLDEMIVFRQLTKLEVKEIADIMLKEVFVRLKNKEIELQVTERFRDRVVDEGYNPSYGARPLRRAIMRLLEDSMAEKMLASEIKEGDSVIVDVDSDGNVTVLNGSSGAPSDPQIY; this is translated from the exons ATGGTAGGCGAGAGTAGTGAGGCTGTTGGTGCTAGTGTTGGAGGTGGAACTTCTGGCCTAAAGATGCCTACATTGGAGGAGTACGGCACCAATTTGACAAAGTTAGCTGAAGAG GGGAAACTAGATCCTGTAGTTGGAAGACAGGCTCAAATCGAGCGTGTTACTCAAATCTTGGGTCGCCGTACAAAAAACAACCCTTGTCTTATTGGAGAACCAGGTGTTGGAAAAACTGCTATTGCCGAAGGGCTAGCTCAAAGAATCGCTAATGGTGATGTCCCTGAAACAATAGAGGGGAAGAAG GTCATAACACTTGATATGGGATTGCTTGTTGCTGGGACAAAATACCGTGGAGAGTTTGAGGAAAGACTGAAGAAACTAATGGAGGAAATTAAACAAAGTGATGACATAATACTGTTTATTGATGAAGTACACACATTGATTGGAGCTGGAGCTGCAGAGGGAGCAATTGATGCTGCAAACATCTTGAAACCTGCCCTGGCTAGACGCGAGCTACag TGTATTGGAGCCACAACACTGGATGAGTACAGAAAGCACATTGAGAAAGACCCTGCACTGGAGAGGAGGTTCCAGCCAGTTAAAGTCCCTGAACCTTCTGTGGATGAAACCATACAGATCTTGAAAGGGCTTCGGGAGAGGTATGAGATTCATCACAAGCTCCGTTACACTGATGAGGCAATAGAGGCTGCTGCCAAGCTTTCTCACCAGTACATCAG TGACCGCTTTCTGCCTGATAAAGCAATTGACTTGATTGATGAAGCTGGTTCCCGTGTTCGACTTCGTCATGCACAG CTCCCTGCGGAAGCAAGAGAGCTGGAGAAGGAGCTTCACCAGATTACAAAGGAGAAAAATGAATCTGTCCGCGGTCAAGATTTTGCGAAG GCTGGGGAGTTGCATGATAGAGAAATGGATCTTAAGGCACAAATCTCAGCCTTGatagacaaaaacaaagagaagaGCAAGGCAGAGTCTGAGGCAGGAGATGCAGCAGGTACCTTAGTGACAGAGGCAGATATTCAGCACATTGTCTCTTCCTGGACTGGCATTCCTGTAGAGAAGGTCTCAACTGATGAATCTGATCGCCTCCTAAAAATGGAAGAAACACTTCATACCCGAGTCATTGGCCAGGATGAAGCTGTAAAAGCCATTAGTCGTGCTATTAGACGTGCCCGTGTTGGACTCAAGAATCCCAACCGACCTATTGCCAGTTTCATCTTTTCTGGTCCAACTGGTGTTGGGAAGTCAGAACTGGCCAAGTCTTTAGCAACGTACTACTTTGGTTCTGAAGAAGCAATGATTCGGCTTGATATGAGTGAGTTTATGGAGAGACACACTGTGTCTAAACTCATCGGTTCACCCCCTGGGTATGTTGGTTACACTGAAGGTGGTCAATTAACTGAAGCTGTGAGGCGTCGACCTTACACTGTTGTGCTCTTTGATGAGATTGAGAAGGCTCATCCTGATGTCTTTAACATGATGCTTCAAATTCTTGAAGATGGAAGATTGACAGACAGCAAGGGCAGAACTGTCGACTTCAAGAATACACTCCTCATCATGACATCAAATGTTGGAAGCAGTGTGATAGAGAAAGGAGGTCGTCGTATAGGTTTTGATCTAGATTTTGACGAGAAGGATAGTAGTTACAACCGTATCAAGAGCTTGGTGACTGAGGAGTTGAAACAGTACTTCAGGCCAGAGTTCTTAAACAGATTAGATGAGATGATTGTATTCCGTCAGCTCACTAAGTTGGAGGTGAAGGAGATTGCTGATATCATGCTTAAGGAAGTCTTTGTGAGGTTGAAGAATAAGGAGATAGAACTTCAAGTGACAGAGAGGTTTAGAGACAGGGTGGTTGATGAAGGATACAACCCAAGCTATGGAGCTAGGCCATTGAGGAGAGCTATTATGAGACTGCTGGAGGATAGCATGGCCGAGAAGATGCTTGCAAGTGAGATCAAAGAAGGTGATTCAGTAATTGTGGATGTGGATTCAGATGGCAATGTCACAGTCCTCAATGGCAGTAGCGGTGCTCCCTCAGATCCACAAATTTATTGA